A window of Parasynechococcus marenigrum WH 8102 contains these coding sequences:
- the thiL gene encoding thiamine-phosphate kinase, which translates to MTPTLAELGEAELLKRLARFAPPGQLDDDTACLGADPRPLLVNTDVLVDGIHFSDATTDAHDVGWRAVAANLSDLAASGAVSIDGITVALVAPGTTPWSWVEGVYNGISAALQQHGGTVLGGDCSSGVSRLLSVTALGRLGPLQLLRSTAQPGDVLVSSGPHGLSRLGLALLQNDPQLQATCLNASLQSQAISQHQRPRPRLDALHQLLSCKPAHLPWRAGGTDSSDGLLTAVRGLCSSSGTGARLDRKLLPKAHGWPDGDPWERWCLAGGEDFELILSLPAAWADALEQALPGCQRFGRITNNAGSVIWSDDNSPIMDEGFNHFAQG; encoded by the coding sequence ATGACCCCCACCCTGGCGGAGCTGGGGGAAGCGGAGCTGCTCAAGCGCCTGGCCCGGTTTGCTCCACCAGGACAACTCGATGACGACACCGCCTGCCTCGGTGCAGATCCACGTCCGCTGCTGGTGAACACCGATGTGCTGGTGGATGGCATTCACTTCAGTGATGCCACCACCGATGCCCACGATGTGGGATGGCGCGCCGTCGCCGCCAACCTGTCCGATCTGGCCGCCAGCGGTGCTGTGAGCATTGACGGCATCACCGTGGCCTTGGTGGCACCCGGCACCACCCCGTGGAGTTGGGTGGAGGGGGTTTACAACGGCATCAGTGCAGCGCTTCAGCAGCACGGCGGAACGGTGCTGGGGGGGGACTGCTCGTCAGGTGTAAGCCGCTTGCTGTCGGTCACTGCCCTGGGACGTCTCGGCCCGCTGCAGCTGCTGCGCAGTACCGCCCAACCTGGGGACGTGCTGGTCAGCAGCGGGCCCCATGGCCTCAGCCGCCTGGGTCTGGCGCTGCTCCAGAACGACCCGCAGCTTCAAGCCACTTGCCTCAACGCCTCATTGCAGAGCCAAGCGATCAGCCAGCACCAACGACCCCGACCGCGGCTGGATGCCCTCCATCAACTGCTCTCATGCAAACCCGCTCACCTGCCCTGGCGGGCAGGCGGAACCGACAGCAGCGACGGACTTCTGACCGCTGTTCGGGGGCTCTGCAGCAGCAGTGGCACAGGGGCACGTCTCGACCGAAAACTCTTACCGAAAGCTCACGGGTGGCCAGATGGGGACCCTTGGGAGCGGTGGTGCCTGGCAGGCGGGGAGGATTTTGAACTGATCCTCAGCCTCCCTGCAGCGTGGGCCGATGCCTTGGAACAGGCCTTGCCCGGCTGTCAGCGCTTTGGCCG